The proteins below come from a single Myxococcales bacterium genomic window:
- a CDS encoding transpeptidase family protein — translation MKNLPPERARWMRLRMGILSGIMAVGVGGVVSSAYRVQVEDGRSWRETAENQRQRRLHVEPKRGSIHDRNGAALAVSVEVPSVTVDVVELLRGVDKPAAQAEVIHDAAARIGAALKLDPEEVRQKLVSRRRFIWLKRRIPGDEAAAVRALGDPKAQAPGQKPVKGLAIEGEGKRYYPGRELLGSVLGFVAPDGEGKDGLELALNEELRGHVEEVHGLRDRAGRLIFSEGATNEQALAGHDLHLAVDEGIQHVVERELDVAQRTYETKGAMLVVMDPMTGEILALASTPGFNPNDYGDSSVEARRDRVVTDRFEPGSVMKVFTLSTALAAGSLKPTEQIYCEKGTFKLANVTIHDTHVSEWLSPTQILAKSSNIGTLKIALNLGEPALYAGYRRFGFGEPTGLPLPGEAAGVLRPRGRPWYDVETANASFGQGVSVTTVQLAVAMSAIANGGKLMEPILVRKITDARGGIVREWPPHVRREAVPPHVAKMMSEMLTAVVEEGGTGVEAAMKGYRVAGKTSTAQKVDPATGRYSDDKYTASFVGFVPAEKPRLVVAVVLDEPMIGRYGGDLAGPVFRRVAESSLRYLGVPPTHSAPRIGAVSRTGDPADVTLAALRPKTTADPPSESATMGPPPPNTVRVPDASGLGARDAVRAVGAVGLVPEIEGTGRLVRQNPQPGAPVPKGSAVRLVFEPGS, via the coding sequence GTGAAGAACCTGCCGCCGGAGCGCGCGCGGTGGATGCGCCTGCGGATGGGCATCCTCTCGGGGATCATGGCCGTCGGCGTCGGCGGGGTCGTCTCCAGCGCGTACCGCGTGCAAGTCGAGGACGGCCGGTCCTGGCGCGAGACCGCCGAGAACCAGCGCCAGCGGCGACTTCACGTCGAGCCGAAGCGGGGGAGCATCCACGATCGAAACGGCGCCGCGCTCGCGGTCAGCGTCGAGGTGCCGAGCGTCACCGTCGACGTCGTCGAGCTGCTCCGCGGCGTCGACAAGCCCGCGGCGCAGGCCGAGGTCATCCACGACGCCGCCGCGCGCATCGGCGCGGCGCTCAAACTCGACCCCGAAGAGGTCCGCCAGAAGCTCGTGTCGCGCCGCCGGTTCATCTGGCTGAAGCGGCGCATCCCCGGCGACGAGGCGGCGGCCGTGCGCGCGCTCGGCGATCCGAAGGCGCAGGCGCCGGGGCAGAAGCCGGTCAAGGGGCTCGCGATCGAGGGAGAGGGCAAACGCTATTACCCGGGTCGCGAGCTCTTGGGGTCGGTGCTCGGCTTCGTCGCCCCGGACGGCGAGGGCAAGGACGGCCTCGAGCTCGCGCTGAACGAGGAGCTCCGCGGGCACGTCGAGGAGGTGCACGGACTCCGCGATCGCGCCGGGCGCCTGATCTTCTCGGAGGGCGCGACGAACGAGCAGGCGCTCGCGGGGCACGACCTCCACCTCGCGGTCGACGAGGGCATCCAGCACGTGGTCGAGCGCGAGCTCGACGTGGCGCAGCGGACCTACGAGACCAAGGGCGCCATGCTCGTGGTCATGGACCCGATGACCGGGGAGATCCTCGCGCTCGCGTCCACGCCGGGCTTCAACCCCAACGACTACGGCGACTCGTCGGTCGAGGCGCGGCGCGATCGGGTCGTCACCGACCGCTTCGAGCCTGGCTCGGTCATGAAGGTGTTCACGCTCTCCACGGCCTTGGCCGCGGGCTCCCTGAAGCCTACAGAGCAGATCTATTGCGAGAAGGGCACGTTCAAGCTCGCGAACGTCACCATCCACGACACCCACGTGTCGGAGTGGCTCTCGCCGACGCAGATCCTCGCGAAGAGCTCCAACATCGGCACGCTCAAGATCGCGCTGAACCTCGGCGAGCCGGCGCTCTACGCCGGGTATCGGCGCTTCGGCTTCGGAGAGCCCACGGGCCTCCCGCTCCCGGGCGAGGCGGCCGGAGTGCTCCGCCCGCGCGGGCGCCCCTGGTACGACGTCGAGACCGCCAACGCGTCTTTCGGGCAGGGTGTGAGCGTGACCACCGTGCAGCTCGCGGTGGCGATGTCCGCCATCGCGAACGGCGGCAAGCTGATGGAGCCCATTTTGGTGCGCAAGATCACCGACGCGCGCGGCGGGATCGTGCGGGAGTGGCCCCCTCACGTGCGGAGAGAGGCCGTGCCACCGCACGTCGCGAAGATGATGTCGGAGATGCTCACCGCGGTCGTCGAAGAGGGCGGCACCGGCGTCGAGGCGGCGATGAAGGGTTACCGCGTGGCCGGCAAGACCTCGACCGCGCAGAAGGTCGACCCTGCCACGGGTCGCTACTCGGACGACAAGTACACCGCGTCGTTCGTCGGCTTCGTGCCCGCCGAGAAGCCGCGCCTGGTGGTCGCCGTCGTCCTCGACGAGCCGATGATCGGCCGCTACGGCGGCGACCTCGCGGGCCCCGTCTTCCGGCGCGTCGCCGAGTCGAGCTTGCGGTACCTCGGCGTGCCGCCCACCCACTCCGCCCCGCGCATCGGCGCGGTGTCGCGCACCGGAGATCCCGCCGACGTGACGCTCGCCGCGCTCCGCCCGAAGACCACCGCCGACCCGCCGTCGGAGTCGGCCACCATGGGGCCGCCGCCACCCAACACAGTGCGCGTCCCGGACGCGAGCGGCCTCGGCGCGCGCGACGCCGTGCGCGCGGTGGGGGCGGTTGGGCTCGTCCCCGAGATCGAGGGCACGGGGCGCCTCGTTCGGCAGAACCCCCAGCCCGGCGCGCCCGTCCCGAAGGGCAGCGCCGTGCGCCTCGTCTTCGAGCCAGGCTCATGA
- a CDS encoding cell division protein FtsL, which translates to MKRSRTFLVMWTLAVLATASAFVVHLALRGRTVALGYEIGRSRAEQARLREVKRVLELESASYQTPERVEMVSRTLLGMEPPTPDRVVILAPVTPDRVDRQEDPRERPPASGKTAQGDGRDGRDGRDGRDGRDGRDGRDGRDGRESSP; encoded by the coding sequence GTGAAGCGCTCACGAACCTTCCTCGTCATGTGGACCCTCGCGGTCCTCGCGACGGCGAGCGCCTTCGTGGTGCACCTCGCGCTCCGCGGCCGCACGGTCGCGCTCGGCTACGAGATTGGCCGAAGCCGCGCGGAGCAGGCGCGCCTGCGCGAGGTGAAGCGCGTGCTCGAGCTCGAGTCCGCCAGCTACCAGACGCCCGAGCGCGTGGAGATGGTCTCGCGAACGCTCCTCGGCATGGAGCCCCCGACGCCCGATCGCGTGGTCATCCTCGCGCCCGTCACGCCGGACCGCGTCGACCGTCAGGAAGACCCGCGCGAGCGCCCGCCTGCGAGCGGGAAGACCGCGCAAGGGGACGGTCGGGACGGTCGGGACGGTCGGGACGGTCGGGACGGTCGGGACGGTCGGGACGGTCGGGACGGTCGGGACGGTCGGGAGAGCTCGCCGTGA
- the rsmH gene encoding 16S rRNA (cytosine(1402)-N(4))-methyltransferase RsmH translates to MLREVCDALAPDSGGLFVDATLGGGGHTRALLERSPDVRVIAFDRDDVALDAARRSLASFGDRVTLVKTTFGRVREALTELGVGRVQGLCADLGVSSPQLDEAARGMSFRREGPIDMRMDQTSGATALDVIAELSDEELADVIFRYGDERRSRRIARSVKRAHDAGELVTTLDLRRAIVRAVGPARVGGVDPATRTFQALRIKVNEELRELESLLAALPDVLEIGGTAAVLSFHSHEDRLVKRAFIGGPLSALTKRPSMAGDEECLSNPRSRSAKLRAARLVPDEGAPPDRSQP, encoded by the coding sequence ATGCTCCGCGAGGTGTGCGACGCGCTCGCGCCCGACAGCGGGGGCCTCTTCGTCGACGCCACGCTGGGCGGCGGCGGACACACGCGCGCGCTCCTCGAGCGGTCGCCCGACGTCCGCGTCATCGCGTTCGATCGCGACGACGTGGCGCTCGACGCTGCCCGGCGCAGCCTCGCCTCCTTCGGCGACCGCGTCACGCTCGTGAAGACCACGTTCGGCCGCGTGCGTGAAGCGCTCACCGAGCTCGGTGTCGGGCGCGTCCAGGGGCTGTGCGCGGATCTCGGCGTGAGCTCGCCCCAGCTCGACGAGGCGGCTCGCGGGATGAGCTTCCGCCGCGAGGGGCCGATCGACATGCGCATGGACCAGACCTCGGGCGCCACGGCGCTCGACGTCATCGCGGAGCTCTCCGACGAGGAGCTCGCGGACGTGATCTTCCGGTACGGCGACGAGCGCCGCTCGAGGCGCATCGCGCGGAGCGTGAAGCGCGCGCACGACGCGGGCGAGCTCGTGACGACGCTCGACCTGCGGCGCGCGATCGTCCGTGCCGTAGGCCCCGCCCGCGTCGGCGGCGTCGACCCCGCGACGCGCACCTTCCAGGCGCTTCGCATCAAGGTGAACGAGGAGCTGCGCGAGCTCGAGTCGTTGCTGGCCGCGCTCCCCGACGTGCTCGAGATCGGCGGCACGGCGGCGGTCCTGAGCTTCCACTCCCATGAGGATCGCCTCGTGAAGCGGGCGTTCATCGGCGGCCCGCTCTCGGCGCTCACGAAGCGGCCCTCGATGGCCGGCGACGAGGAGTGCCTGTCGAACCCGCGCTCGAGGAGCGCGAAGCTGCGCGCCGCGCGGCTCGTGCCCGACGAGGGCGCCCCCCCCGATCGGAGCCAACCATGA
- the mraZ gene encoding division/cell wall cluster transcriptional repressor MraZ, with protein MFRGRYEHTMDGKGRTSLPARYRDVLASISERRIVLTSGLDPCLVAYTPPEWAAFEERLAKLPQFDRAVQKLRRIYVSGAVECDVDESGRILVPPTLREHAGLAKDVLWAGSGKYAELWDRATWKTHFETTEDEREVIASRLAELGL; from the coding sequence GTGTTTCGCGGGCGGTACGAGCACACGATGGACGGGAAGGGACGGACGAGCCTGCCGGCTCGGTACCGTGACGTCCTCGCGTCCATCTCCGAGCGCCGCATCGTCCTCACGAGCGGCCTCGACCCGTGCCTCGTGGCCTACACGCCGCCGGAGTGGGCCGCGTTCGAGGAGCGCCTCGCGAAGCTGCCGCAGTTCGATCGCGCGGTGCAGAAGCTCCGCCGCATCTACGTCTCCGGCGCGGTCGAGTGCGACGTGGACGAGTCTGGGCGCATCCTCGTCCCGCCGACCCTGAGGGAGCACGCGGGGCTCGCCAAAGACGTCCTCTGGGCGGGGTCCGGCAAGTACGCGGAGCTGTGGGATCGGGCCACCTGGAAGACCCACTTCGAGACCACCGAGGACGAGCGAGAGGTCATCGCCTCGCGTCTCGCGGAGCTCGGCCTGTGA